CTACGTTCGACACACTTGTTGACACGCTTAGCAGTGCCGCATGTGCGGCTGAAACATCAGCTTCACAACCAGTGGGTACACAGTTCGCCGAACAGTCCATCAAAATTGACGGTGTTTTGAAGTACACCTGGCCGGTGTCTTTAGATTCGAGTTCTGCTTTCGGTCGTCCAGTacagcagcaacaacaccaGCAGCTATCAACGCAACATGTGCATCCGCATCCCTCACACCAGCAACCCATCTCGATGAAAATGTCACCCTCAACATCTCGCACCCAAACCTCACCTCAGCCCGTACCTTCACGGACTCACACACAGCAGCTTGGTGAAAGTATGATGCTGCAAATATCAAACCCAACTGACATTCTAAACCAACCGTACCCCGCAGCTATCCCCAGTTCGTCAGTCACTGGGAAATCACCCAAACCCAGAAAGTACGTGAGTCGACCCGGTAAGACACCACCACACGAGCGGCCATACGCCTGCCCTGCTGAGAGCTGCGACCGTCGGTTCTCTAGAAGTGACGAGCTTACCCGTCATATTCGCATCCACACGGGACAAAAACCGTTTCAGTGCCGGATCTGCCTGAGGAACTTTAGCCGTAGCGATCATTTGACAACCCATATCCGTACCCACACTGGCGAGAAGCCATACTCCTGTGACACATGCGGCCGTAAGTTCGCCCGGAGTGACGAGAGGAAAAGGCACTGTAAAATTCATCTTCGGCAAAAGGTGAAGAAGGAGTCAGAACAGATGAAAGGGGCAAGCTCATCATGCAGTTATCAGTTACCTCATACTTCACCATCCCCCTCCTCGTCGTGTTCGTTACCGGCAAGTACGGTAACAACCAGTGCGTCTTAGACCCGTGGAACACCATTGAACTCTCATGCCGCCATGGTGGAATAATATATCCACAGTGCAAACAATCCGAAAAAGACTTTTAAAACTCTTTTCAGCTTCAGAATACTGCACAATTGCCGGATTTTTGCAACACACCACTGTAAACTGACTACACTTTGTATTCACGATTTCGAAAGATAATCTAACTTTTATTTCCTCTTTCGGTGGTTGACATTAAACGATTtaacctttgtgtttttgtacGAGAAACtcgaaaaagaagaaaaaacaaaaacgcaaTGTAAACATCTTATTTGGGAAACCTTTGgtgtaaaaatatcaaaattgctGCACTATTTTCGGGACCAATTTGCTGTAGTCAGTAGTACTATTTTATGCTGAAACTCTGGTACAAAATTGTGTCATTCTATTTCTTTCTGCTATTTAGGTACATCGCATGTTTAATGTCTTCAGGACTTTAAATGTAGTTTTGGTACAAGTATATTATCAAGGACGTTTTGTCGACAAAAAATGTTTctcacatgttttttattttattttagatttcGCACCAAGTCATTTCAATTATTCACTTTCCCGGATAACTTATAATCCCGAGCAATTTACATTATTATTCAGCACATTTCCAATTCGCATcacaaacaaaactaaattatCTTCATTTTGCTGGAAGTATTTCACAACATAGAGTTGGTCTGTTTTTGCTCAGAAGTATGTAGGCCTAATGTAAAGTGCAAAGGAATTACCCTTTTGTAGAACTCGTTTCTCATTGCATAGAAAAGGGTTCGAGATTTTCGAAAACCATCTTTTTCAGAGATGTTTACAAAAAACTAGTGCTTTGCATTTCAAAGGGGAAATTTCTTTTGCAAACTTTCTCCGAAGATGCACATTGGAGCGAGTCGTAATATAATTTAAGAAGCATAACTTAGTGTTAACGTATTAAGAAATTCTGAAATACCCTCTGGTGAAATGCATATAATTGTATTCCGATtggtaaaatattactttttccCCCTCTGGTTTGGGGTCTTTTAATATCATCTAACGCTCTTGCCAGCTATATAGGGAAGATTACAAATCATCACTTTTGTTTATAAAGGCACTATAATTCCATCTGATCAGTTGGttcaattatttttgtatgctgAATGCAACAGGCTTGCTGAAAATTGAAGAATGTTTCGAAAATTGAAGACAAGGGAGCCGGTCTCCATATGGCCCATTGAAACATAGAAAATACCACATAATTGTAAACTGGTTCAGATACTTAAATTGCTTGTACTTTTTACGTTTGCtaccaatataaaaaaaaccacctgCAGGTCCaggattttatttttgtcaaccaatgttttgcaaaaactaaaaaaagaaCCTTTCACAAAACCAAGACCCCCGCCCACTTGCCATGCAATTTCACGTGTCAATGTCAATGTGCTCTTGTTGTGTTACTTCAGTTCGAATGTATACAAAGCAGAAGAAATAAACTTGCTATTTGCTATTCATTTGCTGAGAAAAATGTAAACTTGTTAAACAGCTCATTTTTtgatgttttaattttgatatCGACTAGAAATGCTGCAACGATAGCGCTTTGGATGAAAGTTACATCGTGTGTGTATGTGTTGTATGTCCGAGGTGTATATGCCAGACTTATAGCTGTGTATAGCACTTACTTTTTTTTGGATGTGTGATAACTTCAACAACATGTGCCTTGTGATTGTCTTTTTCGAATGTTCAGACATCAGACAAAATATGCTGTTCTTCTGCAGTCATGGAccttctgtaaaaaaaaagggagatCTGATCCATCGGATCACAGTGCTCAGatttatcaaacaaaaacaaaatctacaggAAAATAACCATGTAGATTCATTCCTCATGTTTGTTGTTTCGGTACGAGTATTATATGATTTACAACACTTGCTCTTATTTAATTTGTTAgtttataatatattataaacAATGTACGAGATAACCTGTAAATGATACTACTGTAAATTATGTTGTActatattgaagaaaaaaaaagaaatattacggggaaaaataaattatttttgtcacCCATGTTATATAACGtctctttgtctttttcttatGCCTTGTTGTATTAACATTTACTATTATCCTTCTCAAAAGATATAACAATATTTAGAAAAAAGTGCACTATCGAATGCGCACATTACACCGGCATCAAACAAACGGCCAAAATaataagtaattttttatgaatGGACTAATTAATATTACCCATTATTTTCATCTTTTAATATATATTTCAGAAAATCCCTTGCATGCTATAACATTGTCTACTAATTTTGCAGGAAAATCGTcgaatcaaaattaacaaatcCCTGTATAAAACTATGAATTAGTATTTGGCATCGCCACAACTGTTGAATTGTTGACCGTTACTAACAGTCAGATTCCAACATCCCCGTTCGTTGTTGATAAGAGTGGGCTGAAAGTGAGTGGTGTTCGAAATGTTTTAGACCATGACGCAGGAAGGGGgcaatttgccatttttatttttgacaccCCCACGAAACAACCATTATTGTCGTTCGTAAAGGCCAGCATATTTTGCTTTTTTATATTGAAACGTTATTCAGACAgaaattgataaaaaaatgttcagtttCAACGACTTGCGGTTTACTAGAATGATACGTTCCAATAAAGTGTTTCAAATTTGTCAAGGTTGGGACACCCCCACGTACCAACCATTATTGTCATTCGTAAAGGCCAGCATATTTTGCTCTTTAATACAATTATTGAAACGTTATTCAGaaagaaaatgacaaaatatGGTCAGTTTCAACGACTTGCAGTTTTCTAGAGTGATACGTTCCAATAAAGTGTTTATATTTGTCAAGGTTAGGACACCCCCCATGAAACAACCATCATTATCGTTCGTAAAGGCCAGcatattttttttgctttttatacTGAAACGTTattcagaaagaaaacaagacaaaatatGTCCAGTTTCAACGACATTGGAGTTTTCTTGAATgatgattttcaaatttgtcaagGTTTGGGAAGTTTTAACATAAACAAAGTTGTCATGATATTACTCCAAATGTTATTCAGTAGATTATTACGAATGCTCAGTTTAAACCATATAGACGGATGATACGTTCCAATAGAATGTTTCAAATTGTTcaaggttgggggggggggggttcatcaTAAACAAGGTTGGCATAATATTACTCCAGCTATCATCATATAACTTTATGAATCATTGGTATGCAATT
The sequence above is drawn from the Asterias rubens chromosome 9, eAstRub1.3, whole genome shotgun sequence genome and encodes:
- the LOC117294757 gene encoding early growth response protein 2-like; this translates as MSKKQQKSSEMRMDLDTLSQVALSQFDTSYFSQSFSGSRSYPTVSDELTRALVNSMAVSNTDLFIGEQVDLPNFEGNMEDFEYKHTVVDPSLEHDHNMNSRNETMPLCYHGTITTTAPHMSPDQESPSGSPNPHSWWPSGDQGMLTPTVIGNIVSSSNTLINETVPTGSQSSVSAETVRLGREESYTPTSSSSYDVICTEPLPMSSPDMTETEHLPPYSCAYTQAGGLSTFDTLVDTLSSAACAAETSASQPVGTQFAEQSIKIDGVLKYTWPVSLDSSSAFGRPVQQQQHQQLSTQHVHPHPSHQQPISMKMSPSTSRTQTSPQPVPSRTHTQQLGESMMLQISNPTDILNQPYPAAIPSSSVTGKSPKPRKYVSRPGKTPPHERPYACPAESCDRRFSRSDELTRHIRIHTGQKPFQCRICLRNFSRSDHLTTHIRTHTGEKPYSCDTCGRKFARSDERKRHCKIHLRQKVKKESEQMKGASSSCSYQLPHTSPSPSSSCSLPASTVTTSAS